One genomic segment of Romeriopsis navalis LEGE 11480 includes these proteins:
- a CDS encoding GNAT family N-acetyltransferase, translating into MEILVRLGIKADLTAIEKFDEMGGDRDQEMDEKRCFVAINDLEEVVGYASYQREGLVGRPFLDSVCVIESARREGVAKALVKRIEKAAKPEKLLSSAEDWNHEMLQFFQSQGWEAVGTLKGVNEDGSSEIFFAKDLK; encoded by the coding sequence ATGGAAATATTAGTTCGCCTTGGTATAAAAGCTGACTTGACCGCGATCGAGAAATTTGATGAGATGGGCGGCGATCGCGATCAAGAAATGGATGAAAAGCGCTGTTTCGTCGCAATTAATGACTTAGAAGAAGTCGTTGGCTACGCTTCATATCAGCGGGAAGGATTGGTAGGCAGGCCGTTTCTCGATTCTGTTTGTGTCATCGAGTCAGCCCGGCGCGAAGGTGTGGCGAAGGCGTTGGTGAAGCGAATTGAGAAGGCGGCGAAGCCGGAGAAGCTACTTTCCAGTGCGGAAGACTGGAACCATGAAATGCTGCAATTTTTTCAGAGTCAAGGCTGGGAAGCGGTGGGAACGCTGAAAGGTGTGAATGAAGACGGTTCATCAGAAATCTTCTTTGCCAAGGATTTGAAGTAG
- a CDS encoding DNA double-strand break repair nuclease NurA, with protein sequence MLDLNQLARQMQGISQHLVEESVALRQRLNRAEELMKSAEKVQTELVDRQTEWHDRFIFTAATPIEPLGTHKAIGPAPSAHTVIATDGSQISPSHHEIAYCYLLNIGRIILHYGQSKLPLLDSQPEVFYRPEDLYVSRQWGVRTEEWMGYCRTAAEVTVLGELAEAIAPTTAAPIIAMTDGSLLHWFLEPLPKEARDRILKPILESWKQMRKLQVPMVGYISASRSGEATNFLRLHTCPYIAPDCLTHCSDLPNKAPCQVLDPLRDAGIWGRLLEPGERSPLWRSSAKIQDFYGKDYEIHFCYVNVGAEIARVEVPAWVAVDESILAMTLSLVIAQVQKGYGYPVALAEAHNQAVVRGGDRARFFALLEREMVKAGLRNVGTSYKEARKRGSIA encoded by the coding sequence ATGCTCGACCTCAACCAACTCGCCCGTCAAATGCAAGGCATCAGCCAACACCTGGTCGAGGAATCAGTTGCCCTGCGTCAACGACTGAATCGGGCCGAGGAGCTGATGAAATCCGCCGAGAAAGTCCAAACTGAACTTGTCGATCGCCAGACCGAATGGCACGATCGCTTCATCTTCACTGCCGCCACGCCGATCGAACCCCTCGGCACCCACAAAGCCATTGGTCCGGCTCCTTCCGCCCACACTGTAATTGCCACCGACGGCTCCCAAATCTCCCCCAGCCACCACGAAATCGCCTACTGCTACCTGCTAAATATCGGCCGCATCATCCTCCACTACGGCCAAAGCAAACTCCCCCTACTCGACAGCCAACCCGAGGTCTTCTATCGTCCCGAAGATCTCTATGTCTCCCGCCAATGGGGTGTCCGCACCGAAGAGTGGATGGGCTACTGTCGCACCGCCGCCGAAGTCACCGTATTAGGCGAACTGGCTGAAGCGATCGCCCCAACTACCGCCGCCCCAATCATCGCGATGACCGATGGTTCACTGCTCCACTGGTTTCTCGAGCCGCTACCCAAAGAAGCACGCGATCGGATTCTCAAACCGATCCTTGAATCCTGGAAACAAATGCGTAAACTGCAAGTGCCCATGGTCGGTTACATCAGTGCCTCCCGTAGTGGCGAAGCCACCAACTTCCTGCGTCTCCACACTTGTCCTTATATTGCCCCCGACTGTCTCACCCATTGCAGTGATCTGCCCAACAAAGCCCCCTGTCAAGTTCTTGATCCTTTACGTGATGCGGGGATCTGGGGTCGCCTGCTCGAACCTGGAGAGCGCAGTCCCCTCTGGCGTAGCTCGGCCAAAATCCAAGACTTCTACGGCAAAGATTACGAAATTCACTTCTGCTACGTCAATGTTGGTGCCGAGATTGCCCGAGTCGAAGTCCCCGCTTGGGTGGCAGTAGATGAATCGATTCTGGCGATGACTTTAAGTCTGGTCATTGCCCAAGTTCAAAAAGGGTATGGCTATCCTGTGGCCCTTGCCGAAGCACATAATCAAGCCGTGGTACGTGGCGGCGATCGAGCCCGATTTTTTGCCCTGCTTGAACGGGAGATGGTGAAAGCAGGCTTGCGGAATGTTGGCACTTCCTATAAAGAAGCCCGTAAACGTGGCAGTATTGCCTAA
- a CDS encoding ATP-binding protein → MTQQFKFGYRFLFIYAVPVLLSAVSAIAVHRTTERVTQQSKVTREEKHVMTSMSEMAYGLSRMARNVRGQVLFPQDASYRRSYNAGRAVFLAKADLLKTQVTEPQQRQRLLNMITVGGQHDRLAQKIFELNRQNKYDAAKAKLPQLRMGEIDRNYDAFRDQQIALLAEQSRTLKLSLFNLKLLVLISTLLSIGFATSLGFFVSRRFRLAQLIEDQSAALAQKNQQLQMTQTELIDGFEALEKAQSKLVQAEKMSSLGQLVAGVAHEINNPVNFIHGNLRHVAEYSQDLLDLVKAYQAAYPDPLPQLEAATESLEFDFVQADLPKMLASMKVGTDRIRHIVLSLRNFSRMDESAFKAVDIHEGIDSTLLILQHRLKASSERAAIELIREYSDLPLVECYAGQLNQVFMNILANAIDALEELAQQRATQGNQDQPIQITVRTALVDDGQSVQITIADNGIGIPPEVQARIFDPFFTTKPVGKGTGMGMSISYQLVTEKHHGRLTCVSTPGQGAKFVIELPLKQPVSNAIDSTITDDTAISNRG, encoded by the coding sequence GTGACGCAACAGTTCAAGTTTGGTTATCGGTTTCTGTTTATTTATGCGGTACCCGTATTGTTATCGGCGGTATCGGCGATCGCTGTACATCGAACCACAGAGCGGGTGACGCAGCAATCAAAAGTAACCCGCGAAGAGAAACATGTAATGACTTCCATGAGTGAAATGGCCTATGGGCTTTCACGCATGGCGCGGAATGTGCGCGGGCAGGTTTTATTCCCTCAAGATGCCAGTTATCGGAGGTCATATAATGCAGGGCGCGCGGTATTTTTGGCAAAAGCGGACCTGCTCAAAACGCAGGTGACAGAACCACAGCAGCGTCAGCGTTTACTCAACATGATTACGGTGGGGGGACAGCACGATCGCCTGGCCCAAAAAATCTTTGAGTTGAATCGCCAAAATAAATATGATGCAGCCAAAGCTAAGCTGCCACAGTTACGCATGGGGGAAATTGATCGGAACTATGATGCCTTTCGCGATCAGCAGATTGCCCTTTTGGCGGAGCAATCCCGCACCCTAAAACTCTCATTATTTAACCTAAAGCTATTAGTTTTGATCAGTACCTTGCTGAGTATTGGTTTTGCGACGAGTCTCGGATTTTTTGTCAGCAGACGCTTCCGCTTAGCGCAGCTAATCGAGGATCAATCAGCGGCCCTAGCGCAGAAGAATCAACAGTTGCAGATGACGCAAACGGAGTTGATTGATGGGTTTGAGGCGTTGGAAAAAGCCCAGTCAAAACTTGTGCAGGCGGAGAAAATGTCAAGTCTCGGCCAATTGGTGGCGGGCGTGGCCCACGAAATCAATAATCCTGTGAATTTTATTCATGGCAATCTGAGGCATGTGGCGGAATATTCCCAGGATTTGCTCGATCTAGTGAAAGCTTATCAAGCGGCTTACCCTGATCCATTGCCCCAGCTGGAAGCGGCAACGGAGTCGCTGGAGTTTGATTTTGTGCAGGCTGATTTGCCAAAAATGTTGGCTTCGATGAAGGTGGGTACCGATCGGATTCGTCATATTGTGTTGTCGCTACGTAACTTTTCCCGTATGGATGAATCGGCGTTCAAAGCGGTGGATATCCATGAAGGGATTGATAGCACGTTGTTGATCTTGCAACATCGTTTGAAGGCAAGTTCCGAACGTGCGGCGATCGAGTTAATCCGTGAGTATAGCGATCTGCCGCTCGTAGAATGCTATGCCGGACAGCTCAATCAGGTATTTATGAACATTCTCGCGAATGCCATTGATGCGTTGGAAGAATTAGCGCAACAGCGGGCGACGCAAGGGAATCAAGATCAGCCGATTCAGATTACGGTTCGGACGGCGTTGGTTGATGATGGTCAATCCGTGCAAATTACGATCGCGGATAATGGTATCGGCATTCCCCCCGAAGTTCAAGCGCGCATCTTTGATCCATTTTTCACCACGAAACCCGTGGGTAAAGGGACCGGGATGGGGATGTCGATTAGTTATCAACTGGTTACGGAAAAACATCATGGTCGCTTAACCTGTGTCTCGACTCCGGGACAGGGGGCTAAATTTGTGATTGAACTGCCTTTAAAACAACCAGTGAGTAACGCGATCGATTCCACTATCACTGACGATACTGCCATTTCGAATCGCGGCTGA
- a CDS encoding sensor histidine kinase — MPIAQWINQHIGLNRLPKLFCIPILLLVGNAATLATAAGEPSPIKPKTAKVLVVHSYHPELSWTKQVKAGIDQGFQNSEHNVTVYHEFLDAKRYPNLRYRQQFLAYLQTKYKETSLQLLMVADDPGLQLILEQHRDYFPQLPVIFLGANHVQEKFLNVPWMTGVFETHSIIETVLEAKRQTQSDHLIVISDSSSTGKANQQKIAQLRQIAEAPQNVVLIEDLTPQAIEQKLGGYPDDWPIFLAGQLRSERTDGALISFKETTETLRSQLPNPIYADSMMHVGHGAVGGKILSGSYHAQQAVQLVERFLRGTPVDQIEPILKAKNQWVFDARELQRLNLDRYQLPPESVLINRERSFYEQHRKLVWAAMAVIIAGTLTIIILANAIRRQQQAEKQLRDNEKQLEQRVADRTTELSETVRTLQDTQAQLIRTEKLSSLGQLAGGVAHEFNNPLTFIEGNLRHLGNYVQDLLGLIDQCTQQPHIAPSITDYANAIELDYIQQDLPKMLASMQSGTDRIKGLVCTLQKFSGADEEGLKPTDLNQSLDYTLQLLNAQIPPDIEVVLEYQPLPLVDCYPGELNQVFLAILLNAIEVMVASDDCHIKRVIIHTAVSGDNWVCIRIRDTGPGIPQAIQAKVFDPFFTTKPIGQGTGMGLALCHQTVQLHHGQLQLNSAPKQGTTVIIKLPIKSPVIIHQGASICD; from the coding sequence GTGCCGATCGCCCAATGGATCAATCAGCATATTGGTCTAAACCGTCTACCAAAATTATTCTGTATACCAATATTGCTATTGGTGGGGAATGCTGCGACTCTTGCCACGGCGGCTGGTGAACCATCGCCCATTAAGCCCAAGACCGCGAAAGTCCTGGTTGTGCATTCTTATCACCCAGAACTATCTTGGACAAAACAAGTCAAAGCAGGCATTGATCAAGGCTTCCAGAACAGTGAACATAATGTCACGGTTTACCACGAATTTCTCGATGCCAAGCGATATCCCAATCTGCGTTATCGTCAACAGTTTCTCGCTTATCTTCAGACAAAGTACAAAGAAACATCTTTGCAACTGTTAATGGTGGCAGACGATCCAGGATTGCAGCTGATTTTGGAACAACATCGTGATTATTTTCCGCAGCTACCCGTCATTTTTCTTGGGGCAAATCATGTCCAGGAAAAGTTCTTGAATGTCCCTTGGATGACTGGTGTATTTGAGACCCACAGCATTATTGAGACAGTCCTCGAAGCAAAACGTCAAACTCAGTCCGATCATTTAATTGTCATTAGCGACTCAAGCTCCACTGGTAAAGCCAATCAGCAAAAAATCGCGCAACTACGTCAGATTGCCGAAGCCCCTCAAAACGTCGTGCTGATTGAAGATTTAACACCACAGGCAATTGAACAAAAACTCGGCGGCTATCCGGATGATTGGCCCATTTTCTTGGCCGGACAATTGCGCTCCGAACGGACTGATGGCGCGTTAATTAGCTTTAAAGAAACCACGGAAACCCTGCGATCGCAACTGCCAAACCCGATCTATGCCGATAGTATGATGCACGTGGGCCATGGTGCCGTAGGCGGTAAGATTTTATCCGGGAGCTACCACGCCCAACAGGCGGTACAGTTAGTCGAACGGTTTTTGCGTGGCACGCCGGTCGATCAGATTGAACCAATTCTCAAAGCCAAAAATCAATGGGTATTTGATGCGCGTGAGTTGCAGCGTTTGAACCTCGATCGATATCAGCTACCGCCAGAAAGCGTTTTGATCAATCGCGAGCGATCATTCTATGAGCAGCATCGCAAATTGGTGTGGGCGGCAATGGCCGTGATCATCGCCGGAACACTGACAATCATTATTTTGGCCAATGCGATTCGGCGTCAGCAACAAGCTGAAAAACAGTTACGGGACAATGAAAAACAACTAGAACAGCGTGTCGCTGACCGGACAACGGAGCTCAGCGAGACAGTACGAACATTACAAGACACCCAAGCCCAACTAATCCGGACCGAGAAATTATCGAGTTTGGGGCAACTGGCTGGGGGGGTAGCCCACGAGTTTAATAATCCGCTGACGTTTATTGAAGGCAATCTTCGGCATCTTGGTAACTATGTTCAGGATTTGCTCGGCTTAATCGATCAGTGCACACAACAACCGCATATCGCACCCAGCATCACCGACTATGCGAACGCCATCGAATTGGATTATATCCAGCAAGATCTACCGAAGATGCTGGCATCAATGCAATCGGGCACCGATCGAATTAAAGGTCTAGTCTGCACGCTCCAAAAGTTCTCAGGTGCTGACGAAGAAGGACTCAAACCAACGGATCTAAATCAGAGTCTGGACTACACATTACAGCTACTCAATGCCCAGATCCCGCCGGATATCGAGGTCGTGCTGGAATATCAGCCATTGCCGCTCGTCGATTGTTATCCGGGGGAATTGAATCAGGTATTTTTGGCGATTTTACTGAATGCGATCGAGGTGATGGTGGCATCCGACGATTGCCATATCAAACGAGTCATCATACATACGGCCGTCAGTGGAGACAATTGGGTCTGTATTCGGATTCGGGATACAGGGCCAGGGATCCCGCAGGCAATTCAAGCAAAAGTCTTCGATCCATTTTTCACGACAAAGCCAATTGGTCAAGGTACGGGGATGGGTTTAGCCCTATGTCATCAGACAGTACAGTTGCATCATGGGCAGCTGCAGCTTAATTCGGCACCAAAACAGGGTACGACTGTAATCATTAAGTTACCGATTAAATCGCCAGTGATCATCCATCAGGGAGCAAGCATCTGTGATTAA
- a CDS encoding GNAT family N-acetyltransferase produces MIQTRQAQLHDRDRVRDIHLAAFPDAERKAVAELAVNLLAEQKTTETFALVAEADGNLIGHVVFSPVMCVDTGNDLGYILAPLAVHPTYQKRGIGTNLIEAGIKRLSDLGVSIVFVYGDPNYYGRFGFDADLATEYVPPYQLQYEFGWQAKRLTDIQGLPSPGKLTCVDSLMEPQLW; encoded by the coding sequence ATGATTCAGACCCGACAAGCACAACTCCACGATCGCGATCGCGTGAGGGATATCCACCTCGCGGCATTTCCCGACGCCGAGCGCAAGGCCGTTGCTGAGCTGGCCGTCAATCTACTTGCAGAACAGAAGACGACAGAGACTTTTGCTCTGGTTGCCGAGGCAGATGGCAATCTTATCGGCCACGTGGTCTTCAGTCCCGTAATGTGCGTCGATACTGGCAACGATCTCGGCTACATCCTGGCACCCCTCGCCGTACATCCGACGTATCAGAAGCGCGGCATTGGTACCAACCTGATTGAAGCAGGCATAAAACGCCTCTCAGATCTCGGCGTGAGCATCGTCTTTGTATACGGCGATCCCAATTACTATGGACGCTTTGGCTTCGATGCTGACCTCGCTACCGAGTACGTCCCGCCGTATCAACTTCAGTATGAGTTCGGCTGGCAGGCCAAGCGGCTGACCGACATCCAAGGACTACCGTCACCTGGGAAATTAACCTGTGTGGATTCTTTGATGGAACCGCAATTATGGTAA
- a CDS encoding pentapeptide repeat-containing protein, whose amino-acid sequence MNIEEFLELYDSGERDFTHVNLDTARIYECNIENVDFSYTELSDFYSSQASFINCNFTNANLANMEMREGGLVNCNLTNANLSGAKISEIDHCFFKDTIMSDGSYNSDGIVLFRQDG is encoded by the coding sequence ATGAATATAGAAGAATTTCTGGAGCTTTATGATTCTGGAGAGAGGGATTTTACACATGTAAATCTTGATACGGCCCGTATTTATGAATGTAATATTGAAAATGTAGATTTCAGCTACACAGAGTTGAGTGATTTTTATTCGTCTCAGGCAAGCTTTATAAATTGCAATTTTACTAATGCTAATCTTGCAAATATGGAAATGAGGGAGGGAGGGCTTGTAAATTGTAATCTAACGAATGCTAATTTATCTGGAGCTAAAATCTCAGAGATTGATCATTGCTTTTTCAAAGACACAATCATGTCTGATGGTTCGTATAATAGTGATGGTATCGTTTTGTTTAGACAGGATGGGTAG
- a CDS encoding GAF domain-containing protein, with amino-acid sequence MFKHAPNPQVNTLQQTAYQLSACADQLFQQIEQQQTLTSIVDRIRASVALDDIFKTTAVELRQLLNADRVGVFRFTREGDWNDGRFVAEDVRSDIPSALTESAGKQFANTQFADYYTQGQVQVVADIYNSGLSNSQVQMLEQFQVRANLIVPVLKGDVVWGLLCIHQCSHARRWQPSEIEFVRKIADHFAIALKQAEYFDQLQDRAMLQAQAQVQAQALKRQKALTKITNRIRRSLDWEVICETATTEVRQMLDVDRVTIYRFNPDWSGDFLFESLAEGWQPLVGVSPTIVDTHLASTQGGRYANNETFAVDDIHAAGLDACHIALLEQFEAKSYAIAPIFQGERLWGLLAAFQNSGPRQWQPDEVELLAQTGEQLGIALRQANIQAKKLHRQKALTKITHRIRHSLELDVICSTATAEVRQLLETDRVAVFQFNADWSGDFRFESVADGWKPLVGVMPTITDTHLTTSQGGRYANNETFAVDDIYAAGLDDCHVALLEEFQAKAYAIVPIFHGDRLWGLLATFQNTGPRPWQADEVELLAQIGEQLGIALQQADEQAQKLNRQKALTKITNQIRQSLDWDMICDTATTQVRQMLEADRVAIYRFNPDWSGDFLFESVAEGWNPLVGVMPTITDTYLMESQGGRYAHNETFAVADIYAAELDNCHVALLEEFQAKAYAIAAIFQGDQLWGLLAAFQNSGPRSWQADEVELLAQTGEQLGIALRQSESMRQIQAQSIERQHMLEELQQSQMQLIQNEKMAGLGQLVAGVAHEINNPVNFIHGNLTHVNEYVHDLLALTRCSLGDTPDSSADLEAYQEQIEAIDLDFILEDLPKILKSMKLGTDRIRQIVLSLRNFSRLDESLLKEVDIHEGIESTLLILGHRMKVGNDNTRVEVIKEYGEIPLVACCPSQLNQVFMNLLANAIDAISEAMQAGKLNSVERDDIEAPKIWIKTQVNEQNQLEIRIRNNGFTIPAENQSKVFDHFFTTKAVGEGTGLGLAISQQIIVEHHQGTIAVNPNVENGVEFVIGLPIDLEEESAD; translated from the coding sequence ATGTTTAAGCACGCTCCGAATCCGCAAGTTAATACGCTTCAACAAACTGCTTACCAACTCTCTGCCTGCGCTGATCAGTTATTTCAACAAATTGAGCAGCAGCAAACATTAACGAGCATTGTCGATCGCATCAGAGCCTCCGTTGCTCTCGATGATATTTTCAAAACAACTGCCGTGGAACTGCGGCAGTTACTCAATGCCGATCGGGTCGGTGTTTTCCGGTTTACAAGGGAGGGCGACTGGAATGATGGGCGGTTTGTCGCAGAAGATGTGCGTTCGGATATTCCCTCGGCATTAACCGAATCAGCCGGCAAACAGTTTGCCAATACACAATTTGCGGACTATTACACTCAAGGTCAGGTACAGGTTGTTGCCGATATCTATAATTCGGGCTTGAGCAATAGTCAGGTTCAGATGCTGGAGCAGTTTCAGGTTCGGGCAAATTTAATCGTGCCCGTGCTGAAGGGTGATGTGGTATGGGGATTACTCTGTATTCATCAGTGCAGCCATGCACGACGTTGGCAACCATCGGAAATCGAGTTTGTGCGCAAGATTGCGGACCATTTTGCAATCGCCCTCAAACAAGCTGAGTATTTTGATCAGCTACAAGATCGAGCGATGTTGCAGGCCCAAGCCCAAGTTCAGGCGCAGGCCCTAAAACGCCAGAAAGCCCTAACCAAGATCACTAACCGGATTCGACGATCACTCGATTGGGAGGTGATTTGTGAAACGGCAACGACTGAAGTCAGGCAGATGCTCGATGTCGATCGTGTAACAATCTATCGATTTAACCCCGACTGGAGCGGTGACTTTCTGTTTGAATCCTTAGCGGAGGGTTGGCAGCCACTCGTTGGGGTATCACCAACAATCGTCGATACACATTTGGCGTCAACCCAAGGGGGACGCTATGCCAATAATGAAACCTTTGCCGTTGATGATATTCACGCAGCGGGGCTAGATGCTTGTCATATTGCATTACTCGAACAGTTTGAAGCGAAGTCCTATGCAATCGCGCCAATTTTTCAAGGCGAGCGGCTATGGGGTTTATTAGCTGCTTTCCAAAACTCTGGCCCCCGCCAGTGGCAGCCAGACGAAGTAGAATTATTAGCTCAGACGGGTGAGCAATTGGGTATCGCCCTCCGACAAGCAAATATTCAAGCCAAAAAACTGCATCGCCAGAAGGCCCTAACCAAGATTACGCATCGGATTCGTCACTCTTTAGAACTAGACGTAATCTGCAGTACAGCAACAGCTGAAGTGCGTCAACTACTGGAAACAGATCGAGTCGCAGTGTTCCAGTTTAATGCGGACTGGAGTGGTGACTTTCGATTTGAATCGGTGGCTGATGGCTGGAAACCCCTTGTCGGAGTGATGCCCACGATTACCGATACACATTTAACCACAAGCCAGGGGGGACGTTATGCCAATAACGAAACCTTTGCCGTTGATGATATTTATGCAGCGGGACTCGATGATTGTCATGTGGCGTTACTGGAAGAGTTTCAGGCAAAAGCCTATGCGATCGTGCCAATTTTCCACGGTGATCGCTTATGGGGGCTGCTAGCAACATTTCAGAATACAGGCCCCCGACCATGGCAAGCGGATGAAGTGGAATTATTAGCACAGATCGGTGAGCAACTAGGAATTGCCCTTCAGCAAGCCGATGAACAAGCCCAAAAGTTGAATCGCCAAAAAGCCCTCACCAAAATCACGAATCAAATTCGCCAATCCCTCGATTGGGACATGATTTGTGACACAGCAACAACACAAGTCCGGCAGATGCTCGAAGCCGATCGCGTGGCAATTTATCGGTTTAACCCCGACTGGAGTGGTGACTTTCTGTTTGAATCGGTGGCAGAGGGCTGGAACCCTCTGGTAGGCGTGATGCCCACAATTACCGATACATATTTAATGGAGAGTCAGGGGGGACGTTATGCCCATAACGAAACCTTTGCGGTGGCGGATATTTATGCGGCGGAGTTAGATAATTGTCATGTGGCGTTGCTGGAAGAATTCCAGGCCAAGGCCTATGCGATCGCGGCAATTTTTCAAGGCGATCAGTTATGGGGATTGCTGGCAGCCTTTCAAAATTCCGGTCCCCGGTCATGGCAAGCCGATGAAGTCGAATTGTTGGCCCAGACAGGTGAGCAACTGGGAATTGCCCTGCGGCAATCCGAATCGATGCGCCAGATTCAAGCGCAATCGATCGAACGACAGCACATGCTAGAGGAATTGCAGCAGTCGCAAATGCAGCTCATCCAAAACGAAAAAATGGCCGGTTTAGGCCAGCTTGTGGCGGGCGTGGCACACGAAATCAATAATCCGGTCAACTTCATCCACGGCAATCTGACCCATGTGAATGAATATGTCCACGATCTACTGGCCCTAACCCGTTGCAGTCTTGGAGATACGCCAGATTCGAGCGCTGACCTCGAAGCCTACCAAGAACAAATCGAGGCGATCGACCTTGACTTTATTCTGGAAGATTTGCCGAAGATTCTTAAATCCATGAAGTTGGGAACTGACCGAATTCGTCAAATTGTGCTGTCGCTGCGCAATTTCTCCCGCTTAGATGAATCGTTGTTGAAGGAAGTGGATATCCATGAGGGAATTGAAAGTACATTGCTGATTTTGGGTCATCGGATGAAAGTCGGCAATGACAATACCCGCGTTGAAGTCATCAAGGAGTATGGTGAAATTCCGTTAGTCGCATGTTGTCCATCACAGCTCAATCAGGTTTTTATGAATCTATTAGCGAATGCGATCGATGCAATTAGTGAAGCGATGCAGGCAGGCAAACTCAACTCTGTTGAACGAGATGACATAGAAGCGCCGAAGATCTGGATTAAGACGCAGGTGAATGAACAGAATCAATTAGAGATTCGGATTCGCAATAACGGCTTTACCATTCCAGCCGAAAACCAGAGCAAGGTCTTTGACCATTTTTTCACCACGAAAGCTGTGGGTGAAGGCACTGGACTCGGCTTGGCGATCTCGCAACAAATTATTGTTGAACATCATCAAGGTACGATCGCCGTCAATCCCAACGTTGAAAATGGCGTTGAGTTTGTGATTGGATTACCCATCGATCTTGAAGAGGAGTCGGCGGACTAA
- the gntT gene encoding guanitoxin biosynthesis MATE family efflux transporter GntT — MTSPSACNDPGNDQDRQKPDGQAVSIAPEAQSFEPAAPSADSTALVSQMPPPPDVDRHPRDFYPRFFRLGIVNILSNLMVPLAGLVDVAFLGHLDDLKYLAGVAIATVLFDYLYRMAKFLRMGTTGPTAQAAGRDDTTEVLLTLLRNGLIALAIGVMILLLQMPIREIGFAILTAAPDVKTAGMDYFNARIWGAPAVLLNFVLIGWFVGREQGGKVLALSIVGNGANVLLDYWFVYRCGWAGTGVGLATAISQYLMLFLGVMFIGLGGWFTQLRAARTQIWDVEAMQAIFKLNGDIWIRSCVNVSISAVFIGLSASFGTLILAGNTLLLHVVVLTTYLVDGLAFATESLAGSFQGAGTINKLAPLLKVSLSISLGIGMIAAGLFVLLPTPLFGLLTNHTEVISQVSHYVLWLFPVLGLGSIAFMLNGYFLGLTESTIVRDSMVVSAVIGFIPLAGIAWWQHNCQELWLAMALFMVIRVVTQLHKVASTMSVSTEQ; from the coding sequence GTGACTTCCCCTAGCGCTTGCAATGATCCAGGAAATGATCAAGATCGCCAGAAGCCCGACGGTCAAGCAGTAAGTATCGCTCCGGAAGCACAATCTTTTGAGCCAGCAGCGCCATCGGCTGATTCCACTGCATTAGTCAGCCAAATGCCACCGCCACCGGATGTGGACAGGCATCCCCGTGATTTTTATCCCCGGTTTTTTCGGCTCGGTATTGTCAATATCCTCTCTAACCTGATGGTGCCCTTGGCGGGATTAGTCGATGTGGCCTTTCTGGGGCATTTAGACGATCTGAAATATTTGGCTGGTGTGGCGATCGCCACGGTGCTGTTCGACTATCTGTATCGGATGGCGAAGTTTCTCCGGATGGGCACAACGGGGCCGACCGCCCAAGCGGCGGGGCGGGATGACACCACAGAAGTGCTCTTAACCCTGCTGCGCAATGGGTTGATTGCCCTGGCGATAGGTGTGATGATCTTGTTATTGCAGATGCCAATCCGGGAAATCGGCTTTGCGATTCTGACTGCGGCACCAGACGTGAAGACCGCCGGGATGGATTACTTTAATGCACGGATTTGGGGCGCGCCAGCGGTGCTCCTAAATTTTGTCTTGATTGGTTGGTTTGTGGGGCGTGAGCAGGGGGGCAAGGTGTTGGCGTTGTCCATTGTGGGCAATGGGGCCAATGTGTTGCTGGACTACTGGTTTGTTTATCGCTGCGGTTGGGCGGGTACTGGAGTTGGTCTCGCTACCGCGATCAGTCAATACCTCATGCTGTTTCTCGGTGTTATGTTTATTGGCTTGGGGGGCTGGTTCACGCAGCTGCGAGCGGCCCGCACCCAAATTTGGGATGTGGAGGCCATGCAGGCGATATTTAAGCTGAATGGGGACATTTGGATTCGCAGTTGCGTGAATGTTTCTATTTCGGCGGTGTTTATTGGGTTAAGTGCGTCTTTTGGCACGTTGATATTAGCGGGCAATACGCTGCTGTTACATGTGGTGGTGCTGACTACGTATCTCGTCGATGGTCTGGCCTTTGCAACGGAGAGTTTGGCGGGCAGTTTTCAAGGCGCAGGTACAATCAACAAACTCGCGCCACTGTTGAAAGTATCACTGTCCATTAGTTTGGGTATCGGCATGATTGCGGCGGGTCTGTTTGTGCTGTTGCCGACGCCGTTATTTGGGTTATTGACTAATCATACTGAAGTGATTAGCCAAGTGAGTCATTATGTGTTGTGGTTATTTCCAGTGCTGGGCTTAGGCTCAATCGCATTTATGTTAAATGGTTACTTCCTGGGTCTGACAGAAAGTACGATCGTTCGTGACAGTATGGTGGTCTCAGCGGTAATTGGGTTTATACCTTTAGCTGGCATTGCTTGGTGGCAACACAACTGTCAGGAGTTATGGTTGGCGATGGCGCTGTTTATGGTGATTCGGGTTGTGACCCAGTTGCACAAAGTCGCGAGTACAATGAGCGTCAGCACCGAACAGTAG